The Callithrix jacchus isolate 240 chromosome 20, calJac240_pri, whole genome shotgun sequence genome has a window encoding:
- the FCSK gene encoding L-fucose kinase isoform X2 — MGRDFPFEDCGRAFTCLPVENPQAPVEALVCNLDSLLDIMTYRLGPGSPPGVWVCSTDMLLSVPENPGISWDSFRGARVIALPGSPAYARNHGVYLTDPQGLVLDIYYQGTEREIQRCVRPDGQVPLVSGVVFFSVETAECLLATHVSPPLDACTYLGLDSGARPVQLSLFFDILLCMAENVTREDFLVGRPPELGQGDADVAGYLQSARAQLWRELRDQPLTMAYVSSGSYSYMTSSASDFLHSLTLPRALGAQIVHSQVEEQQLLAAGSSVVSCLLEGHVQLGPGSVLQHCHLRGPVHIGAGCLVSGLDEAQSEALHAWELHDLVLQGHHIRLHGSPGRAFTLVGRLDSWERHGAGTYLNMPWREFFKRTGVRALDLWDPDTPPAECCLPSARLFPVLHPSRALGPQELLWMLDPQEDGGEALRAWRASWRLSWEQLQPCLDRAATLASRRDLFFRQALHKARHVLEARHDLSLRPLIRAAVREGCPGPLLATLDQVAAGAGDPGVAARALACVADVLGCMAEGRGGLRSGPAANPEWMRPFSYLECGDLAAGVEALAQERDKWLSRPALLVRAARHYEGAGQILIRQAVMSAQHFVSTEPVELPGPGQWVVAECPARVDFSGGWSDTPPLAYELGGAVLGLAVRVDGRRPIGARARRILEPELWLAVGPQQDEMTVKIVCRSLADLRDYCQPHAPGALLKAAFICAGIVDVHSELQLRKQLLRTFGGGFELHTWSELPHGSGLGTSSILAGTALAALQRAAGRVVGTEALIHAVLHLEQVLTTGGGWQDQVGGLMPGIKVGRSRAQLPLKVEVEEVTVPEGFVQKLNDHLLLVYTGKTRLARNLLQDVLRSWYARLPAVVENAHSLVQQTEECAEAFRQGSLPLLGQCLTSYWEQKKLMAPGCEPLAVRRMMDVLAPHVHGQSLAGAGGGGFLYLLTKEPQQKETLEAVLAKTEGLGNYSIHLVEVDTQGLSLKLLGTEASTCCPFP, encoded by the exons ATG GGCCGAGACTTCCCCTTTGAGGACTGTGGCAGGGCCTTCACCTGCCTCCCTGTGGAGAACCCCCAGGCCCCTGTGGAAGCCTTGGTCTGCAACCTGGACAGTCTGCTGGACATCATGACCTATCGG CTGGGCCCGGGCTCCCCGCCAGGCGTGTGGGTCTGCAGCACCGACATGCTGCTGTCTGTTCCTGAAAATCCCG GGATCAGCTGGGACAGCTTCCGGGGAGCCAGAGTGATCGCCCTCCCAGGGAGCCCGGCCTACGCTCGGAATCATGGCGTCTACCTCACTGACCCCCAG GGCCTCGTTTTGGACATTTACTACCAGGGCACTGAGAGGGAGATTCAGCGGTGTGTCAGGCCTGATGGGCAGGTGCCACTG GTGTCTGGGGTTGTCTTCTTCTCTGTGGAGACTGCTGAGTGCCTCCTAGCCACCCATGTGAGCCCGCCCCTGGATGCCTGCACCTACCTGGGCTTGGACTCTGGAGCCCGCCCTGTTCAG ctGTCTCTGTTTTTTGACATTCTGCTCTGCATGGCTGAGAACGTGACCAGGGAGGACTTCCTGGTGGGGCGACCCCCAGAGTTGGGGCAAGGTGATGCGGATGTAGCGGGTTATCTGCAGAGCGCCCGGGCCCAGCTGTGGAGGGAGCTTCGCGATCAGCCCCTTACCATGG CCTATGTCTCCAGCGGCAGCTACAGCTATATGACCTCCTCAGCCAGTGACTTCCTGCACAGCCTCACACTCCCCAGGGCCCTTGGGGCCCAGATTGTGCACTCCCAGGTGGAG GAGCAGCAGCTCCTGGCGGCTGGGAGCTCTGTGGTCAGCTGCCTGCTGGAGGGCCATGTCCAGCTGGGTCCTGGGAGTGTCCTGCAGCACTGCCACCTGCGG GGCCCTGTTCACATAGGCGCTGGCTGCTTGGTGAGTGGCCTGGACGAAGCCCAGTCTGAGGCCCTGCATGCCTGGGAGCTGCATGACCTTGTCCTGCAGGGACACCATATACGGCTACATGGCTCCCCAGGCCGTGCCTTCACCCTCGTTGGCCGTCTGGACAGCTGGGAG aGACACGGGGCAGGCACGTATCTCAACATGCCCTGGCGTGAATTCTTCAAGAGGACAGGTGTTCG AGCCTTGGACCTGTGGGACCCTGACACACCACCTGCAGAGTGCTGCCTTCCCAGCGCCCGCCTCTTTCCTGTGCTCCACCCCTCGAGGGCCCTGGGGCCCCAGGAGCTACTGTGGATGCTGGATCCCCAGGAGGATGGGGGCGAGGCCCTGCGAGCCTGGCGAGCCTCCTGGCGCCTATCCTGGGAGCAGCTGCAGCCGTGCCTGGATCGAGCTGCCACACTGGCCTCTCGCCGGGACCTGTTCTTCCGCCAGGCCCTGCATAAGGCTCGGCACGTGCTGGAGGCCCGGCATGACCTCAGCCTGCGCCCGCTGATCCGGGCTGCTGTCCGTGAGGGCTGCCCTGGGCCCTTGCTGGCCACGCTGGACCAGG TtgcagctggggcaggagacCCTGGTGTGGCGGCACGGGCACTGGCCTGTGTTGCGGATGTCCTGGGCTGCATGGCTGAGGGCCGTGGGGGCTTGCGGAGTGGGCCAGCTGCCAACCCTGAGTGGATGCGGCCCTTCTCATACCTGGAGTGTGGAGACCTGGCAGCGGGCGTGGAGGCACTTGCCCAAGAGAGGGACAAGTGGCTAAGCAG GCCAGCCTTGCTGGTACGAGCGGCCCGGCACTATGAGGGGGCTGGGCAGATCCTGATCCGCCAGGCCGTGATGTCAGCCCAGCACTTTGTCTCCACGGAGCCGGTGGAGCTGCCAGGACCTGGGCAATGGGTGGTGGCTGAGTGCCCAGCCCGTGTGGATTTCTCTG GGGGCTGGAGTGACACGCCACCCCTTGCCTACGAGCTTGGTGGGGCTGTGCTGGGCCTGGCTGTGCGAGTGGATGGCCGCCGGCCCATCGGGGCCAGGGCACGCCGCATCCTGGAGCCTGAGCTGTGGCTGGCAGTGGGGCCTCAGCAGGATGAGATGACTGTGAAGATAGTGTGCCGGAGCCTGGCTGACCTGCGGGACTACTGCCAGCCCCATGCCCCAG GGGCTCTGCTGAAGGCGGCCTTCATCTGCGCGGGGATTGTGGATGTCCACTCTGAGCTCCAGCTGCGTAAGCAGCTGCTCCGCACCTTCGGGGGTGGCTTTGAGCTGCACACCTGGTCTGAGCTTCCCCACGGCTCTGGCCTAG GCACCAGCAGCATCCTGGCAGGCACTGCCCTGGCTGCCTTGCAGCGAGCCGCGGGCCGGGTGGTTGGCACGGAGGCCCTGATCCACGCAGTGCTGCACCTGGAGCAGGTGCTCACCACTG GAGGTGGCTGGCAGGATCAAGTGGGTGGCCTAATGCCTGGCATCAAGGTGGGGCGCTCCCGAGCTCAGCTGCCGCTGAAAGTGGAGGTGGAAGAGGTCACGGTGCCTGAGGGCTTTGTCCAGAAGCTCAATGACCACCTGCTCTTGGTGTACACTGGCAAGACCCGCCTTGCTCGGAATCTGCTACAG GATGTGCTGAGGAGCTGGTATGCCCGACTGCCTGCCGTGGTGGAGAATGCCCACAGTCTGGTGCAGCAAACCGAGGAGTGTGCTGAAGCCTTCCGCCAAG GAAGCCTGCCTCTGCTGGGGCAGTGCCTGACCTCATACTGGGAACAGAAGAAGCTCATGGCTCCAGGCTGTGAGCCCCTGGCTGTGCGGCGTATGATGGATGTCCTGGCCCCCCACGTGCATGGCCAGAGCCTGGCTGGGGCAGGTGGTGGAGGCTTTCTCTATCTGTTGACCAAGGAGCCACAGCAAAAGGAGACCTTGGAGGCTGTGCTGGCCAAGACCGAG GGCCTTGGGAATTACAGCATCCACCTGGTTGAAGTGGACACTCAGGGCCTGAGCCTGAAGCTGCTGGGGACCGAGGCCTCAACCTGTTGCCCTTTCCCATGA
- the FCSK gene encoding L-fucose kinase isoform X1, with product MEQPKGVDWTVVILTCQYKDSVQVFQRELEVRQKREQIPAGTLLLAVEDPEKRVGSGGATLNALLVAAEHLSARAGFTVVTSDVLHSAWILILHMGRDFPFEDCGRAFTCLPVENPQAPVEALVCNLDSLLDIMTYRLGPGSPPGVWVCSTDMLLSVPENPGISWDSFRGARVIALPGSPAYARNHGVYLTDPQGLVLDIYYQGTEREIQRCVRPDGQVPLVSGVVFFSVETAECLLATHVSPPLDACTYLGLDSGARPVQLSLFFDILLCMAENVTREDFLVGRPPELGQGDADVAGYLQSARAQLWRELRDQPLTMAYVSSGSYSYMTSSASDFLHSLTLPRALGAQIVHSQVEEQQLLAAGSSVVSCLLEGHVQLGPGSVLQHCHLRGPVHIGAGCLVSGLDEAQSEALHAWELHDLVLQGHHIRLHGSPGRAFTLVGRLDSWERHGAGTYLNMPWREFFKRTGVRALDLWDPDTPPAECCLPSARLFPVLHPSRALGPQELLWMLDPQEDGGEALRAWRASWRLSWEQLQPCLDRAATLASRRDLFFRQALHKARHVLEARHDLSLRPLIRAAVREGCPGPLLATLDQVAAGAGDPGVAARALACVADVLGCMAEGRGGLRSGPAANPEWMRPFSYLECGDLAAGVEALAQERDKWLSRPALLVRAARHYEGAGQILIRQAVMSAQHFVSTEPVELPGPGQWVVAECPARVDFSGGWSDTPPLAYELGGAVLGLAVRVDGRRPIGARARRILEPELWLAVGPQQDEMTVKIVCRSLADLRDYCQPHAPGALLKAAFICAGIVDVHSELQLRKQLLRTFGGGFELHTWSELPHGSGLGTSSILAGTALAALQRAAGRVVGTEALIHAVLHLEQVLTTGGGWQDQVGGLMPGIKVGRSRAQLPLKVEVEEVTVPEGFVQKLNDHLLLVYTGKTRLARNLLQDVLRSWYARLPAVVENAHSLVQQTEECAEAFRQGSLPLLGQCLTSYWEQKKLMAPGCEPLAVRRMMDVLAPHVHGQSLAGAGGGGFLYLLTKEPQQKETLEAVLAKTEGLGNYSIHLVEVDTQGLSLKLLGTEASTCCPFP from the exons ATGGAGCAGCCAAAAGGAGTTGATTGGACAGTCGTCATCCTGACCTGCCAGTACAAGGACAGTGTCCAGGTCTTCCAGAGAG AACTGGAGGTGCGGCAGAAACGGGAGCAGATCCCTGCTGGGACGCTGTTACTGGCTGTGGAGGACCCAGAGAAGCGTGTGGGCAGCGGAGGAGCCACCCTCAATGCCCTGCTGGTGGCTGCTGAACACCTGAGTGCCCGGGCAGGCTTCACC GTGGTCACGTCTGATGTCCTGCACTCGGCCTGGATCCTCATTCTGCACATG GGCCGAGACTTCCCCTTTGAGGACTGTGGCAGGGCCTTCACCTGCCTCCCTGTGGAGAACCCCCAGGCCCCTGTGGAAGCCTTGGTCTGCAACCTGGACAGTCTGCTGGACATCATGACCTATCGG CTGGGCCCGGGCTCCCCGCCAGGCGTGTGGGTCTGCAGCACCGACATGCTGCTGTCTGTTCCTGAAAATCCCG GGATCAGCTGGGACAGCTTCCGGGGAGCCAGAGTGATCGCCCTCCCAGGGAGCCCGGCCTACGCTCGGAATCATGGCGTCTACCTCACTGACCCCCAG GGCCTCGTTTTGGACATTTACTACCAGGGCACTGAGAGGGAGATTCAGCGGTGTGTCAGGCCTGATGGGCAGGTGCCACTG GTGTCTGGGGTTGTCTTCTTCTCTGTGGAGACTGCTGAGTGCCTCCTAGCCACCCATGTGAGCCCGCCCCTGGATGCCTGCACCTACCTGGGCTTGGACTCTGGAGCCCGCCCTGTTCAG ctGTCTCTGTTTTTTGACATTCTGCTCTGCATGGCTGAGAACGTGACCAGGGAGGACTTCCTGGTGGGGCGACCCCCAGAGTTGGGGCAAGGTGATGCGGATGTAGCGGGTTATCTGCAGAGCGCCCGGGCCCAGCTGTGGAGGGAGCTTCGCGATCAGCCCCTTACCATGG CCTATGTCTCCAGCGGCAGCTACAGCTATATGACCTCCTCAGCCAGTGACTTCCTGCACAGCCTCACACTCCCCAGGGCCCTTGGGGCCCAGATTGTGCACTCCCAGGTGGAG GAGCAGCAGCTCCTGGCGGCTGGGAGCTCTGTGGTCAGCTGCCTGCTGGAGGGCCATGTCCAGCTGGGTCCTGGGAGTGTCCTGCAGCACTGCCACCTGCGG GGCCCTGTTCACATAGGCGCTGGCTGCTTGGTGAGTGGCCTGGACGAAGCCCAGTCTGAGGCCCTGCATGCCTGGGAGCTGCATGACCTTGTCCTGCAGGGACACCATATACGGCTACATGGCTCCCCAGGCCGTGCCTTCACCCTCGTTGGCCGTCTGGACAGCTGGGAG aGACACGGGGCAGGCACGTATCTCAACATGCCCTGGCGTGAATTCTTCAAGAGGACAGGTGTTCG AGCCTTGGACCTGTGGGACCCTGACACACCACCTGCAGAGTGCTGCCTTCCCAGCGCCCGCCTCTTTCCTGTGCTCCACCCCTCGAGGGCCCTGGGGCCCCAGGAGCTACTGTGGATGCTGGATCCCCAGGAGGATGGGGGCGAGGCCCTGCGAGCCTGGCGAGCCTCCTGGCGCCTATCCTGGGAGCAGCTGCAGCCGTGCCTGGATCGAGCTGCCACACTGGCCTCTCGCCGGGACCTGTTCTTCCGCCAGGCCCTGCATAAGGCTCGGCACGTGCTGGAGGCCCGGCATGACCTCAGCCTGCGCCCGCTGATCCGGGCTGCTGTCCGTGAGGGCTGCCCTGGGCCCTTGCTGGCCACGCTGGACCAGG TtgcagctggggcaggagacCCTGGTGTGGCGGCACGGGCACTGGCCTGTGTTGCGGATGTCCTGGGCTGCATGGCTGAGGGCCGTGGGGGCTTGCGGAGTGGGCCAGCTGCCAACCCTGAGTGGATGCGGCCCTTCTCATACCTGGAGTGTGGAGACCTGGCAGCGGGCGTGGAGGCACTTGCCCAAGAGAGGGACAAGTGGCTAAGCAG GCCAGCCTTGCTGGTACGAGCGGCCCGGCACTATGAGGGGGCTGGGCAGATCCTGATCCGCCAGGCCGTGATGTCAGCCCAGCACTTTGTCTCCACGGAGCCGGTGGAGCTGCCAGGACCTGGGCAATGGGTGGTGGCTGAGTGCCCAGCCCGTGTGGATTTCTCTG GGGGCTGGAGTGACACGCCACCCCTTGCCTACGAGCTTGGTGGGGCTGTGCTGGGCCTGGCTGTGCGAGTGGATGGCCGCCGGCCCATCGGGGCCAGGGCACGCCGCATCCTGGAGCCTGAGCTGTGGCTGGCAGTGGGGCCTCAGCAGGATGAGATGACTGTGAAGATAGTGTGCCGGAGCCTGGCTGACCTGCGGGACTACTGCCAGCCCCATGCCCCAG GGGCTCTGCTGAAGGCGGCCTTCATCTGCGCGGGGATTGTGGATGTCCACTCTGAGCTCCAGCTGCGTAAGCAGCTGCTCCGCACCTTCGGGGGTGGCTTTGAGCTGCACACCTGGTCTGAGCTTCCCCACGGCTCTGGCCTAG GCACCAGCAGCATCCTGGCAGGCACTGCCCTGGCTGCCTTGCAGCGAGCCGCGGGCCGGGTGGTTGGCACGGAGGCCCTGATCCACGCAGTGCTGCACCTGGAGCAGGTGCTCACCACTG GAGGTGGCTGGCAGGATCAAGTGGGTGGCCTAATGCCTGGCATCAAGGTGGGGCGCTCCCGAGCTCAGCTGCCGCTGAAAGTGGAGGTGGAAGAGGTCACGGTGCCTGAGGGCTTTGTCCAGAAGCTCAATGACCACCTGCTCTTGGTGTACACTGGCAAGACCCGCCTTGCTCGGAATCTGCTACAG GATGTGCTGAGGAGCTGGTATGCCCGACTGCCTGCCGTGGTGGAGAATGCCCACAGTCTGGTGCAGCAAACCGAGGAGTGTGCTGAAGCCTTCCGCCAAG GAAGCCTGCCTCTGCTGGGGCAGTGCCTGACCTCATACTGGGAACAGAAGAAGCTCATGGCTCCAGGCTGTGAGCCCCTGGCTGTGCGGCGTATGATGGATGTCCTGGCCCCCCACGTGCATGGCCAGAGCCTGGCTGGGGCAGGTGGTGGAGGCTTTCTCTATCTGTTGACCAAGGAGCCACAGCAAAAGGAGACCTTGGAGGCTGTGCTGGCCAAGACCGAG GGCCTTGGGAATTACAGCATCCACCTGGTTGAAGTGGACACTCAGGGCCTGAGCCTGAAGCTGCTGGGGACCGAGGCCTCAACCTGTTGCCCTTTCCCATGA